Proteins from a single region of Apium graveolens cultivar Ventura chromosome 7, ASM990537v1, whole genome shotgun sequence:
- the LOC141673658 gene encoding uncharacterized protein LOC141673658 — translation MFPVEVGSPSHRAINFDEEANEGLRTNMELIDEVRNYDVEKMERYKDKTREHFSKKSRVKNFQVGDLVLRDTEASDPTNTEKVMPKWEGPYKVKEVLRPGIYKLLNMDAQKSPIPGTDSR, via the coding sequence ATGTTTCCTGTTGAGGTGGGATCTCCTTCTCATAGAGCAATAAACTTTGATGAAGAAGCCAACGAAGGACTCAGAACAAATATGGAGTTGATCGATGAGGTCCGGAACTATGATGTAGAAAAGATGGAAAGATACAAGGATAAGACAAGGGAACACTTCAGTAAAAAGTCcagagtcaaaaacttccaagtgGGAGACTTAGTTCTTCGAGACACTGAAGCATCAGATCCTACAAACACTGAAAAAgtaatgcccaaatgggaaggaccatataAGGTCAAAGAAGTCCTGAGACCAGGAATCTACAAACTCCTAAACATGGATGCTCAGAAGTCCCCAATACCTGGCACGGACTCACGCTAA